A single window of Oxyura jamaicensis isolate SHBP4307 breed ruddy duck chromosome 3, BPBGC_Ojam_1.0, whole genome shotgun sequence DNA harbors:
- the LOC118163742 gene encoding gallinacin-7-like, protein MRILYQLLAVLFMVLQGVAGQHFIPRPADPCVLQNGICFPGICRRPYYWVGTCRNGGSCCVRGWRH, encoded by the exons ATGAGGATCCTTTACCAGCTCCTGGCTGTCCTCTTCATGGTGCTCCAAGGGGTTGCAG GTCAGCACTTTATCCCTAGGCCAGCCGACCCTTGTGTACTCCAAAATGGAATCTGCTTTCCGGGGATATGTCGGCGGCCATATTACTGGGTTGGAACGTGTCGTAATGGAGGTTCCTGCTGTGTGAG GGGGTGGAGGCACTGA